A window of the Hordeum vulgare subsp. vulgare chromosome 5H, MorexV3_pseudomolecules_assembly, whole genome shotgun sequence genome harbors these coding sequences:
- the LOC123452011 gene encoding extensin-like — translation MAISAAPAPFPSLHRKAPAMGERKSFRCPSRPLLLPAIVVVLAFFVAQCGAKVVTVDELLDQYSESDHHSASPPPGSPGCAPEASSPPPVIPAPSFAYLSPPPPMQFYSPPPPEVTPSPPEVVPSPPEVVPSPPEIAPLPPVVAPSPPEIAPLPPVVAPSPPEIAPLPPVVAPSPPEIAPLPPVVAPSPPEIAPLPPVVAPSPPDVEPFPSPPDVTPLPPIVYPSPPEVAPSPPEVAPFPGPPEVTPSPPEVEPFPGPPEVTPSPPEVEPFPGPPEGEPSPPDVTPGPPEVTPSPPEVTPFPGPPEVTPSPPEVTPFPSPPEVTPSPPDYAPYPPPESSPGSGSGSGSSPSPPGGSFQPPVVLPPTTGPPSPSGGHGEWCVAKPSVPAAIVQQAMDYACASGADCESLQADGTCFKPDTMTSHASYAFNSYWQRAKSTGATCDFGGTAMLITKDPSYDNCHYSVM, via the exons ATGGCTATATCAGCAGCCCCAGCTCCATTCCCCTCATTGCACAGGAAAGCACCGGCCATGGGGGAACGCAAGAGCTTCCGGTGCCCTTcacgccctctcctcctccccgccATTGTCGTCGTGCTCGCCTTCTTCGTCGCGCAATGCG GAGCGAAGGTGGTGACGGTGGACGAGCTGCTGGACCAGTACTCCGAGTCGGACCACCACTCGGCCTCTCCGCCTCCGGGATCACCCGGCTGCGCGCCGGaagcctcctcgccgccgcccgtCATCCCGGCGCCGTCCTTCGCATAcctctcgccgccgccgcccatgcAGTTCTACTCCCCTCCGCCGCCCGAGGTAACGCCGAGCCCGCCTGAGGTCGTGCCCAGCCCGCCGGAGGTCGTGCCGAGCCCGCCTGAGATCGCGCCGCTGCCGCCGGTCGTCGCTCCCAGCCCGCCGGAGATCGCGCCACTGCCGCCGGTCGTGGCGCCCAGCCCGCCGGAGATCGCGCCGCTGCCGCCGGTCGTCGCGCCCAGCCCGCCCGAGATAGCGCCGCTGCCACCGGTCGTCGCGCCCAGTCCGCCCGAGATAGCGCCACTGCCGCCAGTCGTCGCGCCTAGCCCTCCGGACGTCGAGCCGTTCCCGAGCCCGCCGGATGTGACGCCGCTGCCGCCGATAGTGTACCCGAGTCCGCCGGAGGTTGCGCCCAGCCCGCCGGAGGTCGCACCGTTCCCGGGGCCACCGGAGGTGACGCCCAGCCCGCCGGAGGTCGAGCCGTTCCCGGGTCCACCGGAGGTCACGCCCAGTCCGCCGGAGGTCGAGCCGTTCCCGGGTCCACCGGAGGGCGAGCCCAGCCCGCCGGACGTCACGCCGGGGCCACCAGAGGTGACTCCCAGCCCACCCGAGGTCACGCCGTTCCCGGGGCCACCGGAGGTGACTCCCAGCCCACCAGAGGTGACGCCGTTCCCAAGCCCGCCAGAGGTGACGCCAAGCCCGCCCGACTACGCGCCGTACCCGCCGCCGGAGTCCTCGCCGGGGTCCGGGTCGGGATCGGGATCGTCCCCGAGCCCGCCGGGTGGCAGCTTCCAGCCACCGGTGGTGCTCCCGCCGACGACcgggccgccgtcgccgtccggGGGACACGGCGAGTGGTGCGTGGCGAAGCCGTCGGTGCCGGCAGCGATCGTGCAGCAGGCCATGGACTACGCGTGCGCGTCGGGCGCCGACTGCGAGTCCCTCCAGGCCGACGGCACCTGCTTCAAGCCGGACACCATGACGTCCCACGCCTCCTACGCCTTCAACAGCTACTGGCAGCGCGCCAAGTCCACCGGCGCCACCTGCGACTTCGGCGGCACCGCCATGCTCATCACCAAGGACCCAA GCTATGATAACTGCCATTACAGTGTGATGTGA
- the LOC123452013 gene encoding mitochondrial amidoxime reducing component 2-like, with protein MEKAASFLSSLLGTGGEEGPSGEPAATVASILIYPVKSCKGVSVTQAPVTATGFRWDRQWLVVNAKGRALTQRVEPKMALVEVELPPAAFDDDWQPAPDSCLVIRAPGMDTLKVPLAAEHATLDDVSVWEWSGSAYDEGPEAAEWLSAYFGKPSRLVRFKEESEIRPTNPEYAQGYKLTFTDCFPFLIASQGSLDALNELLKEPVPINRFRPNILVDGCHPYAEDLWKTIKIDKLTFDGVKLCDRCKVPTVNQENGILGTEPTETMLTFRSGEVLRPSHKNKQKVYFGQNLVCKESVSAKGKGRIVKVGDPVYVLQTYPSSDEVPA; from the exons ATGGAGAAGGCGGCgtccttcctctcctccctcctcggcaccggcggcgaggaggggccgTCGGGGGAGCCGGCGGCGACGGTGGCGTCCATCCTCATATACCCCGTCAAGTCCTGCAAGGGCGTCTCCGTAACGCAGGCCCCCGTCACCGCCACCG GGTTCAGGTGGGACCGGCAGTGGCTGGTGGTGAACGCCAAGGGCAGGGCGCTCACGCAGCGGGTGGAGCCCAAGATGGCGCTGGTCGAGGTGGAGTTGCCGCCGGCCGCCTTCGACGACGACTGGCAGCCCGCCCCTGACTCCTGCCTGG TTATAAGAGCACCCGGGATGGACACGCTGAAGGTCCCTCTTGCTGCGGAACACGCCACGCTTGACGACGTCTCCGTCTGGGAGTGGTCTGGTTCTGCTTATGATGAAGGCCCTGAAGCAGCTGAATGGCTCTCCGCCTATTTCGGGAAGCCAAGCCGGCTCGTGCGGTTTAAAGAAG AGTCCGAAATCAGACCGACTAATCCTGAGTATGCTCAAGGCTACAAGCTCACCTTCACGGATTGCTTCCCGTTCCTGATAGCATCCCAG GGCTCACTGGATGCACTAAATGAGCTTCTTAAGGAACCTGTACCAATCAATCGCTTCAGACCAAA TATTTTAGTGGATGGATGCCACCCCTACGCAGAGGATCTGTGGAAAACCATAAAGATAGACAAGCTAACATTTGACGGTGTGAAGTTATGCGACCGTTGCAAG GTGCCTACGGTTAATCAAGAGAATGGAATACTTGGCACCGAACCTACAGAAACCATGCTGACATTCCGGTCCGGTGAAGTGCTCCGTCCGAGCCACAAGAATAAGCAGAAG GTCTACTTTGGGCAAAATCTGGTCTGCAAGGAATCGGTATCAGCAAAGGGCAAAGGGAGGATCGTCAAGGTCGGCGACCCGGTTTACGTTCTTCAGACATACCCTTCTTCCGATGAAGTTCCAGCCTGA